From a single Rutidosis leptorrhynchoides isolate AG116_Rl617_1_P2 chromosome 5, CSIRO_AGI_Rlap_v1, whole genome shotgun sequence genomic region:
- the LOC139848540 gene encoding uncharacterized mitochondrial protein AtMg00810-like, with protein sequence MHQPHGFRDSRYPDHVCLLQKSLYGLKQAPRAWFQHFTGYAQWIGFCHSWCDTSLFIYRQGPDIAYLLLYVDDIILAASSTGLLQRLIASLHREFSMTHLGPLNYFLGISATRTPSGLFLSHRQYATEILDRADMTTCHPCRTPVEPGATLTTHGPPVKDPTLYRSLVGALQYLTFTRPDISYAVQQIFLFMHDPREQHLHALKRILRYIQGTTDLGLQLYASSPSTLVAYSDADWAGCPTTRRCTSGYCVFLGNNLLSWSSKRKITPSRSSAEAEYCGVANAVTETCWIRNLLRELHCPLTSATLVYYDNVSSVYLSSNPVQHQRTKHIEIDIHFVRDLVTQGQVRILHVPSRYQFADIFTKGLPYALFDEFRSSLSIRHTPAPTAGDVSPHILLEYIS encoded by the coding sequence ATGCATCAGCCTCACGGTTTTCGGGACTCCAGATACCCTGATCATGTCTGTCTACTACAGAAATCATTATATGGTCTGAAACAGGCCCCTCGAGCATGGTTTCAGCATTTTACCGGCTACGCTCAATGGATAGGTTTCTGTCATAGTTGGTGTGACACCTCTTTATTCATTTATCGCCAGGGACCTGACATTGCTTATTTGttactatatgttgatgacatcatcCTGGCTGCTTCTTCTACAGGTCTTCTTCAGCGGCTCATCGCATCCCTTCACCGGGAATTCTCCATGACTCATCTAGGGCCGCTTAACTATTTTCTGGGTATCTCGGCCACCCGTACTCCCTCAGGACTATTCTTGTCCCATAGACAATACGCTACAGAGATCCTTGATCGCGCAGATATGACCACATGCCACCCATGTCGGACCCCGGTTGAACCAGGGGCCACACTCACTACTCATGGTCCTCCTGTGAAGGACCCGACTCTATACCGCAGCCTTGTAGGTGCATTACAGTATTTGACTTTCACACGCCCTGACATCTCATATGCTGTGCAACAGATTTTCCTTTTCATGCACGATCCCCGAGAGCAACATCTTCACGCTCTCAAGCGTATTCTCCGTTACATTCAGGGGACCACGGATCTCGGTCTACAGCTTTACGCATCCTCACCTTCCACCTTAGTTGCCTACTCTGACGCCGATTGGGCTGGTTGCCCCACTACCAGACGTTGCACCTCTGGTTATTGCGTGTTCCTCGGAAATAATCTACTCTCCTGGTCGTCTAAGCGGAAAATTACACCTTCTCGCTCCAGTGCCGAAGCAGAGTATTGCGGTGTTGCAAATGCCGTGACAGAGACATGTTGGATCCGTAATTTACTTCGCGAGCTGCATTGCCCACTTACTTCTGCGACCCTTGTTTACTATGACAACGTAAGCTCTGTGTATCTTTCTTCCAATCCTGTCCAACATCAGCGGACTAAGCATATTGAGATTGACATTCACTTCGTCAGAGACTTGGTTACCCAAGGACAGGTCCGCATCCTCCATGTGCCTTCCCGATATCAGTTCGcggacatcttcaccaaaggtctcCCGTATGCTCTATTTGACGAGTTCAGATCCAGTTTGAGCATCCGTCatactcccgctccaactgcgggggatGTTAGCCCACACATATTGCTAGAGTACATTAGTTGA